A stretch of Astyanax mexicanus isolate ESR-SI-001 chromosome 21, AstMex3_surface, whole genome shotgun sequence DNA encodes these proteins:
- the LOC111193510 gene encoding uncharacterized protein C1orf100, with the protein MAGIGVAVRLHEFKESRGANQHYGSAEGDKPVLRQGRDVIGLYPGQLARVHTIHSPLYRPRMRSVKGSPRPEKLEERYQRNFDLLTLQTLDQSTAVQRATHTPHTHSTHSTTYREEFGRQSCFYPPDDTKFTLRSCPAPLDC; encoded by the exons ATGGCAGGAATAGGCGTGGCAGTGCGGCTTCACGAGTTTAAGGAAAGTCGTGGTGCCAACCAACATTATGGGTCAGCAGAGGGAGACAAACC AGTGTTGCGGCAGGGCAGAGATGTGATTGGACTGTATCCTGGACAGCTGGCGAGAGTTCACACCATCCACTCCCCACTTTACAg ACCGAGGATGAGGTCAGTGAAGGGTTCACCCCGTCCGGAGAAACTGGAGGAACGATATCAGCGAAACTTTGACCTTCTCACACTTCAGACCCTGGATCAGTCCACAGCCGTGCAGAGAGcgacacacactcctcacacacactcaacacactccaCCACTTACCGGGAGGAGTTCGGACGCCAGTCATGTTTTTACC CTCCTGATGACACCAAATTCACCCTACGTTCCTGCCCTGCTCCTCTAGACTGCTGA